DNA sequence from the Candidatus Kaistella beijingensis genome:
CTTCTAATTTTGCTTTTTGTTCTGCATCGTCCTTCAAATCTACATTTTCAAGAGAATTCATATCGGCAACAAACTTCCCGCTTTCCAATTTTCCGTCTTTGATGGTTACATCGCCGCTTTCAAATTTTATGGTTCCGAAATGACTTGAATTATCGGTTTTGAAAACTTTATATCCTTTCCATTCTATCCTACTATTTAAAGTGTCTACCACAAAGGCGTTTCCATCTTTAGTAGTGGTTACTTCAGTGTTGTCACTTACTAAAGGCTTATCTTTACCACAGGAAACGACTAAAGTTCCTAAAACCAGAACTGGATATACAGCTTTCAAAAACATTTTATTCATCAAAAATTTGGTTTTTTTTCTTATTTCACGGCTAAAATAGTAAAAAAATTAATACTAATCACAAAAATATTATTTTTGCAACATGCTTTTAAAAATTAACCAGTTATATTTTTCACATTCACCTGAAAAAAGACTTTTCCATAATTTCAATTTGAAGGTTGAAGCCGGAAAAATTATAGCACTTGCCGGCGAAAGCGGTTGCGGAAAATCGACTTTGATTAATTTGATTTACGGACTTTTGGATTGGGAAAAAGGAGAAATTATTTTTGATGGAAAACCAGTTTTTGGTCCAAAAAAGAACATTGTTCCCGGTGAAAACGAAATGAAGTTGGTGGCTCAGAATTACGATTTAATGCCGTACGCAACGGTTGCTGAAAACGTGGGCAAATTTATATCCAACATTAATCTAAACGAAAAAAAAGCAAAAATTGAAGAACTTCTACAGGTCGTAGGGCTTGAAGAATATGCCGAAACTTTGCCTAAATATTTAAGCGGCGGACAGCAGCAAAGAGTTTCTATCGCAAGAGCGCTTTCTGTGATGCCGAAGCTTCTTTTACTAGACGAACCTTTCAGTAACATTGATTTTAGCAGAAAAGTAGAACTTCGCGAAAGACTTTTTAATTATGTAAAGGAGAAAAATATTTCTTTAATTATTTCCACGCACGAAATTCAGGAAGTAATGCCCTGGCTGGATCAGATTATTGTTCTTCAGGATGGAAGACTGATTCAAAATGACGACCCGGAGGAAACGTACAGAAATCCGTACAATGAATATGTCGCCAAACTTTTCGGTGAAGTGAATGTTTTTTCTGATAACGAACAAAATTCTTTAAATCTATCCAAAAAATTTTGGTATCCCAACGAGATCAAAATTACAGAAAACGGAAAAGAAGCTCGAGTTTTGGAAAGTCGGTTCGCAGGAAACCACTATTGGAACAAGGTTTTATTGAATGAAAAAAACCTGGTCATTTTTACAACAAACCCCATATCCGGCAAAACACATCTTGAATTTTAAAATTAGAATCAACTTTGTTTTTATTATAAGGTTGGCATTAATTTTGAAAATTTTTTCTTAACTTTACCTATCCCAACTAAGGAAATTTTTGGTTAATTCTCTTTCTGCCTTTAAGACGAAATTAGTCCGGATCTTCGCGACAACCAAGTCTTCGAAATGGAACCCTGTCCAAATCTTTCCTTTTTTTTATGCCTTTCTCACAAATTCCGATTTCAGTGCCATAGAACCAAAACCGTCAATTTTGCAGTCGATATTGTGATCGGAATCTGGTCTTAAACGAATATTTTTCACTTTCGTACCTGCTTTCACTGGTTTTGGAGCACCTTTTACAGGCAAATCTTTAATCACAACTACAGAATCTCCATTTTGAAGTTCGTTTCCGTTAGAATCAAAAATTTTGTCAGAATTCTCAACTTCCTTTGGATCCCATTCGTGGAAACACTGGGAACAAACCATCATATTGTCCTGTTCATAAGTAAATTCCGATTGACATTTTGGGCAAATTATCGCGTCGCTCATTGTTTTTAATTTTTTGCAAAGGTAAAGATTTGGTTGGATGATTGGTGATGGATGCTGGATGGTTTAAAGCACAAAATTCTAAATTTAAACACGTTTGTTAAAACTACGTATAATTTTTATATCTTTGTCGTATAGATTAAAATGATGGATGCAAAAATCACATTAGCGTTTGATGAACAAGTTATTAAAGAAGCAAAAGCCTTTGCAAAAAGGAACAACGTGAGCTTGTCGCGTCTTACAGAGATGATTTTTCGGCAGATGACTGCAGAAAATCACCAAACTATCGATGATTTACCGATTTCCGATTGGGTAAATGCTGTCGCAGAAGAACGACCTGAATACGGTAGACCTAATTCTAGGAAAAAAATGAAGTCAGAATTTTTTGAATCTAAGAAATGAAAATCTTTTTAGACGCCAATGTTTTGGTTGCGGTTTTGAATCGGGAATATCCGCTTTTTACTTATGCGGCTAGAATTATCAGTTTAGTTGACCATCCAAGATTTGAAGTTTTCACCTCTCCTATTTGTCTTGCGATTGCTTTCTATTTTGCCGAAAAGAAAAGCGGGACAGAATTGGCGAAAAATAAAATCAGTATACTTTCAAAAAAATTGAAAATAACGAGAATTGATTCAAAAACGGTCGATTTAGTTTCTGAAAATCCTGCAATATATGATTTTGAGGATGGTTTGGAATATTATTCCGCCATCAATTCCGGTTGCGAAATCATTATTACCGAAGACGTTTCGGATTTTTATTTTTCGGAAATGCAGGTTTATAACTGTATTTCTTTTTTGGAGAATTTGAAATAATCATCCATCCAAAAAAACGTATTTTTGCAAATTAATCGCAGAAAAGCCAATCGCAGACTGCTGAAAGCAAAATTATGGAACTTATTCACCGCAATCTCCTTATCGGAATTCACGACGCATTACAGGAAACTTTTTTTCAGGATAAAAAATACGCAGACAAAGTCATCGAACGACTTCTGAAAGCCCACAGAAAATGGGGAAGCGAAGACCGAAAAGTGGTTTCCGAGATTTTCTACAACATCATCCGCTGGAAAAAACGACTCGAATATTATATGGGAGAAGGCGTGAAACCGAACAATGTTTACAAACTCATCCTTACTTATTGTCTATGGAGCAAAACCCATTACAAGAAATTTGAGGAGTTTGACGGGATTAAAATTGCAGATGTTTTAACCAAACTCAAAAAAAACACCGTTCCCACAAAAGCGATTGAATACTCTATTCCCGATTGGTTGGCTGAAACGTTGGAGAAAGAACTCGGCAAAAATTGGGAAAAAGAAATGGACGCGTTGAACGAACAAGCGCCAACAATTCTTCGTGCAAATACTTTAAAAACCACTGCAAAAGAACTGGTTTCTGATTTAAAGGATGAAAATGTGGAAAGTTTTCAAATTAGAAATTATCCAGACGCTGTTCAACTAGAGGAAAAGAAAAACGTTTTCCTGACTTCTGCTTTTAAAGACGGATTGTTTGAAGTTCAAGATGCTTCCTCACAAAAAATCGGCGAACTTCTGGACGTGAAGGAAGGAATGCGCGTTGTTGACGCTTGCGCAGGTGCAGGTGGAAAAACTTTGCATTTGGCCGCTTTAATGAAAAATAAAGGTCAAATTATCGCTTTAGATATTTTTGAATGGAAATTAGCAGAGTTAAAACGTAGAGCAAAAAGAGCAGGAGCTCACAATATTGAGACCCGTTTTATTGAAGATAATAAAGTCATCAAACGACTTCATGAAAAAGCAGACAGATTGTTGATTGACGCACCTTGTTCCGGCTTGGGAGTTTTAAAAAGAAACCCTGATTCTAAATGGAAAATCGACCAAGATTTCATCGACAGAATTAAAAAAGAACAACAGCAAATTCTTCAAGATTATTCTAAAATCTTGAAAAAGGGAGGGAAAATGATTTATGCAACCTGCTCCATTTTACCTTCTGAAAATAACGAGCAAGTCGAAATTTTCTTGAAAAACAATCCTGAATTTTCTCTAATTAAAGAGGAAAAAATCATGCCGAGTGAAGGTTATGACGGATTTTATATGGCGTTGATTGGAAGGAAATAAACTTAATACAAAAATTAACTAAGAAAGCAATTCAGATTTGGACTGCTTTTTTATTAATGGTTAAAGAATTTTTTCAAGCAAGATCGTTAAAATTTCATTATTAACTTAAATTTTTCCTTTTTTAAATTAAATTATAGAATATTTTTCTTTAGACTAAAATTTTTATTTTGTTTTGTAAACTAAAACTTTATGTTTGCATCAGAATTTTAATCTATTATCAATTATAACTTATCATTTATAAATATGTGCGGAATTGTATGCCTGTTTGATGCGAAACAAAAAACCGAGCTTTTAAGACCTCAAATCCTTGAAATGTCCAAAAAAATCCGTCACCGCGGCCCAGATTGGAGCGGAATTTTTCAGGACGAAAAAGTAATATTCTCTCACGAAAGATTGGCGATTGTGGATCCAACTTCAGGGAAACAGCCTCTATTCACCAAAGACGGAAAAGTAGTTTTGGCGGTGAATGGCGAAATTTACAACCATCAAGAACTAAGAAAAGAGTTCCCTGATTACGAATTTTTAACCCAATCTGATTGTGAAGTAATTTTGGCTTTATACAGAAAGTATGGTAAAAATTTTTTGGAAAAGCTCAACGGAATTTTTGCCTTCGCTTTATATGATACTGAAAACGATGTTTATTTGGTTGGTCGTGACCACATGGGAATTTGCCCCCTTTATCAAGGTTGGGACAAAAACGGAAATTATTATGTTGCTTCCGAATTAAAAGCACTGGAAGGCGTTTGCAAAACCATCGAATCTTTTCTTCCTGGACATTTTCTTTACAGCAAAGACGGCTACGAAATGCAGAAATGGTACCACAGAGATTGGGAAGATTTTGAAAACGTAAAAAACAATGTAACCGATATTTCCGCCATCAGAAAAGGTTTGGAAGACGCAGTTCACCGTCAGTTGATGAGCGACGTTCCTTATGGCGTTTTACTTTCCGGCGGTTTGGATTCTTCGATTATTGCTGCTGTAACTGCGAAATATGCGAGAAACAGAATTGAAAGCGGCGACACCCAAGAAGCGTGGTATCCTAGATTGCACAGTTTTGCAGTTGGTTTGGAAGGTTCTCCTGATTTAGTGGCGGCACAAAAAGCGGCCGATCACATCGGTTCCATCCACCACGAAATTCATTTCACCGTTCAGGAAGGTTTGGACGCAGTAAAAGACGTCATCTATCATTTGGAGACTTATGATGTGACTACAGTTCGCGCCTCAACTCCGATGTATTTGTTGGCAAGAGTCATCAAATCGATGGGAATTAAAATGGTACTTTCCGGTGAAGGATCAGATGAATTATTTGGAGGATATCTTTATTTCCACAAAGCTCCCGATGCGAAACAGTTCCACGAAGAAACGGTAAGAAAATTAGGAAAACTTCACCTTTATGATTGCTTGAGAGCTAATAAAGCCTTAATGAGTTGGGGCGTTGAAGGACGAGTTCCATTCCTCGACAAAGAATTTATCGATGTGGCGATGACGATAAATCCTAAAGACAAAATGGTCAACAAAGCTGAAGGAAAAATGGAAAAATGGGTTTTGAGAAAAGCATTCGAAGATTTATTGCCTGAGTCCATCGCTTGGCGACAAAAAGAACAATTTTCTGACGGAGTTGGCTATTCATGGATTGACTCCTTAAAAGCGAAAGCGGAAGAAGAAGTATCTGATGAAATGATGGAAAATGCACGTTTTAGATTTCCATTAAACACACCTCAAAATAAGGAAGAATACCGATACAGAACTATTTTCGAAGAATTGTTCCCAAGTGAAACTGCGGCAGCTACGGTTCCTTCTGTCCCTTCCGTCGCTTGTTCTACTCCGATCGCTTTGGAATGGGATGAAGCCTTCAAAAAAATGAATGATCCGAGCGGAAGAGCGGTGGTTTCTGTACATGAGGACAGTTATTAAAGAGCCAAGTAAAAAGAACCAAGAGCCAAGTAAAAATCCTGCGATTATTTTTTCGCAGGATTTTTTTTCCAAAATTTTTGCGATTTACAAATGCAGATTGCAGATCGACGAAAGCCGACAGCTAAATTTCGCTACGAATTCTACTCAATGTTTCCTGCGAAATTCCCAGGTAAGTTGCAATCATTCCTAAAGGTGCTCGAAGAATAATGTTGGGATTCTCTTCTAGAAGTTGGGCATATTTTTCCTTCGCGGTCATATATTGTAGCGAGTTGATTCTTTTCGCCATTTGCGACATCAGATTTCCGAGGATGAAACGGCTGAAATTGGCGGAAGTCAAAGAAACGGAACAC
Encoded proteins:
- a CDS encoding DUF6364 family protein; its protein translation is MMDAKITLAFDEQVIKEAKAFAKRNNVSLSRLTEMIFRQMTAENHQTIDDLPISDWVNAVAEERPEYGRPNSRKKMKSEFFESKK
- a CDS encoding sulfate/molybdate ABC transporter ATP-binding protein; the protein is MLLKINQLYFSHSPEKRLFHNFNLKVEAGKIIALAGESGCGKSTLINLIYGLLDWEKGEIIFDGKPVFGPKKNIVPGENEMKLVAQNYDLMPYATVAENVGKFISNINLNEKKAKIEELLQVVGLEEYAETLPKYLSGGQQQRVSIARALSVMPKLLLLDEPFSNIDFSRKVELRERLFNYVKEKNISLIISTHEIQEVMPWLDQIIVLQDGRLIQNDDPEETYRNPYNEYVAKLFGEVNVFSDNEQNSLNLSKKFWYPNEIKITENGKEARVLESRFAGNHYWNKVLLNEKNLVIFTTNPISGKTHLEF
- a CDS encoding PIN domain-containing protein, producing MKIFLDANVLVAVLNREYPLFTYAARIISLVDHPRFEVFTSPICLAIAFYFAEKKSGTELAKNKISILSKKLKITRIDSKTVDLVSENPAIYDFEDGLEYYSAINSGCEIIITEDVSDFYFSEMQVYNCISFLENLK
- a CDS encoding zinc ribbon domain-containing protein YjdM — its product is MSDAIICPKCQSEFTYEQDNMMVCSQCFHEWDPKEVENSDKIFDSNGNELQNGDSVVVIKDLPVKGAPKPVKAGTKVKNIRLRPDSDHNIDCKIDGFGSMALKSEFVRKA
- the asnB gene encoding asparagine synthase B, which translates into the protein MCGIVCLFDAKQKTELLRPQILEMSKKIRHRGPDWSGIFQDEKVIFSHERLAIVDPTSGKQPLFTKDGKVVLAVNGEIYNHQELRKEFPDYEFLTQSDCEVILALYRKYGKNFLEKLNGIFAFALYDTENDVYLVGRDHMGICPLYQGWDKNGNYYVASELKALEGVCKTIESFLPGHFLYSKDGYEMQKWYHRDWEDFENVKNNVTDISAIRKGLEDAVHRQLMSDVPYGVLLSGGLDSSIIAAVTAKYARNRIESGDTQEAWYPRLHSFAVGLEGSPDLVAAQKAADHIGSIHHEIHFTVQEGLDAVKDVIYHLETYDVTTVRASTPMYLLARVIKSMGIKMVLSGEGSDELFGGYLYFHKAPDAKQFHEETVRKLGKLHLYDCLRANKALMSWGVEGRVPFLDKEFIDVAMTINPKDKMVNKAEGKMEKWVLRKAFEDLLPESIAWRQKEQFSDGVGYSWIDSLKAKAEEEVSDEMMENARFRFPLNTPQNKEEYRYRTIFEELFPSETAAATVPSVPSVACSTPIALEWDEAFKKMNDPSGRAVVSVHEDSY
- a CDS encoding YceI family protein; protein product: MNKMFLKAVYPVLVLGTLVVSCGKDKPLVSDNTEVTTTKDGNAFVVDTLNSRIEWKGYKVFKTDNSSHFGTIKFESGDVTIKDGKLESGKFVADMNSLENVDLKDDAEQKAKLEGHLKSGDFFEVEKFPTASYEITKVSPNEAGDYNTILDGNLTIKGITKPMQFNANVSVKEGEVSIATEPKDINREEFGVKFQMPVANGVIKDEVNIQILIKALEKK
- a CDS encoding methyltransferase domain-containing protein, which codes for MELIHRNLLIGIHDALQETFFQDKKYADKVIERLLKAHRKWGSEDRKVVSEIFYNIIRWKKRLEYYMGEGVKPNNVYKLILTYCLWSKTHYKKFEEFDGIKIADVLTKLKKNTVPTKAIEYSIPDWLAETLEKELGKNWEKEMDALNEQAPTILRANTLKTTAKELVSDLKDENVESFQIRNYPDAVQLEEKKNVFLTSAFKDGLFEVQDASSQKIGELLDVKEGMRVVDACAGAGGKTLHLAALMKNKGQIIALDIFEWKLAELKRRAKRAGAHNIETRFIEDNKVIKRLHEKADRLLIDAPCSGLGVLKRNPDSKWKIDQDFIDRIKKEQQQILQDYSKILKKGGKMIYATCSILPSENNEQVEIFLKNNPEFSLIKEEKIMPSEGYDGFYMALIGRK